In Effusibacillus pohliae DSM 22757, the sequence TACCTGTCCTCGCCAGATCGGCAAAAATACCGGATTGCGGCGGAAAATCCGCTGAAACTCCGGGTGATCCGATCGCTGTTGCGGTCGCATGCGGAGGATCGGGTACTGATCATCGGGCATTATGTGGAACAACTGAAACGGATTGCCCGCGACTTGAACGCCCCATTGATCACCGGGCAGACCGATTCGCGCAAGCGGGTAGCGTTGTTTCAACAATTTCGGGAAGGCGCCATCTCCGTATTGGTCGTGTCGAAAGTGGCGAACATCGCGATCGACCTGCCGAACGCAAACGTCGCGATCCAGGTGTCGGGATCGTTCGGCTCGCGGCAGGAAGAAGCGCAGCGGCTGGGAAGGCTGTTGCGCCCAAACGCCGATGGCCGACCCTCCCGCTTCTATTCGCTTGTCACCAAACAAACCTGCGAGCAGGAGCGGGCGCTGCACCGGCAGCTGTTCCTGGTGGAACAGGGCTACGAGTACAAAACGATTGACGCGGAAAAATGGTTGCGGCAAGGGGAGGATAACCGATGAGGTTAAGCGAATGCCTGAATTCATCCGATATTGATACGCTCAGAAACATCGCCGAACGACACGGCTTCGACTGCCATCGCAGTTCGAAAAACTCGCTGATGCAGACGATCATGGCCCATTTTCGCAACCGGACATTTATCCGTGAAACATTGGCCGGCCTAGACAGCCGCGCATACAGGGAAACGTTGCAGCAATTGACGTTGGACAGGCGGAAATCGTTCTCGCGGGAAGATCTGGCGGCCATCATCAAACGGGCGACGGGCGATGCGTCCGACCAGCATCAACGCCTGGTCAGCCAATTGCTGCGGGACGGTTGGCTCTACCGGCTGGGCAGCCAAGGGGGAAAAAGCGCTTACTACCTGCCGGAAGACCTGCTGCAGACAATGAAGGAGTACATCACAGAGGAGTTGCAGAAGCGGGTCGAGCAAATCGAGTCGCCGCCGGTTGTCTACCGGGACGACCAGTTGGCGATCGTCCGCGACGCGATGCAATTGATCGCTTTCATCAACAACCACGATGTGAAAATCACGCAGGATGGCGTCATTTACAAACGGCAGCTGCTGCTTTTGCTGGACAGCATGGAAATCCGGGAAGACCTGCTCAACACCGGCTGGCGGTTCGGGTACGGCAGGCGGTTTCACGACTATCCGGATCGGTTCGCCTTGATTTACGATTACTGTTACGGGCGTGGGCTGATCGAGGAGCTGGAAGAGGGATTGCTCGCGCTTACCGACAAGGTGGAACCGTGGTTGCGGCAGCCAGACAAGCAAAAATTGTACGATATGGTAAAATTTTGGCGATTGTTGTACAGGCGGCCGATTCCCCGCCTCGCTTTGGCCGTCAGTACGATTGCTTCCGCCACCCGGAACCGCTGGACGACGAAAGAATCGGTCAACCAACTGATCTCTCCGTATGTGAACTGTTACTATTACGACAGTCAGCAGCAGG encodes:
- a CDS encoding helicase-associated domain-containing protein — translated: MRLSECLNSSDIDTLRNIAERHGFDCHRSSKNSLMQTIMAHFRNRTFIRETLAGLDSRAYRETLQQLTLDRRKSFSREDLAAIIKRATGDASDQHQRLVSQLLRDGWLYRLGSQGGKSAYYLPEDLLQTMKEYITEELQKRVEQIESPPVVYRDDQLAIVRDAMQLIAFINNHDVKITQDGVIYKRQLLLLLDSMEIREDLLNTGWRFGYGRRFHDYPDRFALIYDYCYGRGLIEELEEGLLALTDKVEPWLRQPDKQKLYDMVKFWRLLYRRPIPRLALAVSTIASATRNRWTTKESVNQLISPYVNCYYYDSQQQVMEMRIYQMLVYLGLLWFGKLPDGRDVMRLSDLGREILLEELPADEPEPVLADSAPLIVQPNFDVLLPASEAGKLAWELSQFSELVRADMMRIYRLTKASVRRGLQNGWSTDRILGFLDRHSGNLLPRNVKRMIERWSEETVPGL